The sequence AAGATTTATCTTGATATCAATTGTATGGAAGAACAATTAAAGGACTACAACTCACAGCAGAGAAGTGTGACCAGAGAGACCAGCTCGATTATCCAGGACATTGTGGTTGGGAGAGACAAAGAAAGAGACATGATATTAGATGTGCTGTTGCATTTAGCTGATGAACCGGAATCTAGCATCAAATGTGGGACTGGGAGTAGTAGCTACCCGAGTCTTGGTGTTCTTCCTATAGTAGGCATTGGGGGTGTTGGCAAGACTGCTGTGGCTCAACTTATTTATAATGATGAAAGAGTAGCAAGGCATTTTGAGCTGAGGAAGTGGGTCTATGTGTCCGATAATTTTGATGTCAAGCGGATTTCTAGAGAGCTGGCATATGACTCGGTGCACGACCGAATCCCGGACGATATTAGTTTGAATGGCATTCTAGGGAAAGTTAGAGATGCCACGAGGAACAAGAGGTTTTTGCTTGTCCTTGATGATGTGTGGGACGAGACAGGTAGCAATTGGAGAGAACTCCGTGGTGTCTTAACATCTGGAGCGAAAGGAAGCATGGCTCTGGTGACAACACAAAGTCCAATAGTAGCAGAAGTTATGGGCACGATGGACCCGATAGAACTGAAGAGCCTACAGGAAGATGACTACTGGATACTTTTCGAACATTGTGCGTTCGGTGAAAAAATTCTTGAGGAAGAGCGAAGGGAAAAATTGCAAATAATAGGAAGGAAAATATCTGAAAAACTCCATGGTTTACCTCTAGCTGGGAAGGTACTGGGAAGTTTATTGAACTCCAAACTGGATGAGGATTACTGGAAGATGATCTTAGAAAGTGAGTGGTGGGAACAAGAATATGTTTTAGATAATATCCTTCCATCTCTGGCTTTAAGTTACGAACACTTGAATGCAAATTTAAAGCAATGCTTCGCTTACTGTTCCATATTTCCCAGGAGCTATGTTTTCGAAAAAGATCGGTTAGTCCAGATGTGGATGGCTCAAGGTTTTATCCAGAACAAGAGTCGGGTAAGAATGAGAATGGAGGACATCGGGGGTCAGATATTTGACGAATTAACTCGCAGGTACTTCTTTCTACCAACTCTGACCGACAAGTATGTGATGCATGATCTGATCAGAGAATTGGCAGTTTTTGTTTCGTTGGATGAATGCTTGGTCATCAGCGATGAGAAAGGAGAAATTCCAGAGACAATTCGACACCTGACTCTTAGGACTGATAAAAAAATGAATGCAATTATGGACACGTGTAGACTTCAAAACCTACGGTCCATTTTATTCTTTGGTGATTAtgattctgaaaatttttataGTTTTCTTGATGGCATGTTAAAACAATCAAAAAGCCTGCGTCTCTTGGATTTATCTTACAGTCACCTGAAGCTGGATAAGCTACCGGATGCTATCAGTGGGTTATCACATCTAAGATACTTAGATGTCTCCTGCACTAAGATCAGACACCTGCCCAAATCATTTGGTAGGCTTTGCCATCTTCAAGTTCTGAGGATGCCATCCTGCCACCTTAAAAGGTTACCTGAAGACATGAacaaattaatcaacttgcggCATTTATACGGGGAGCAGACACAATTTCTCTAATTACTGGGATTGGAGATCTTATCAACCTTCAAGAATTAGAGGAATTCCGAGTCACAAAGAAGAGGCGACATGAGATTGGAGAGTTGAAGGGCTTGAGAAATCTTCGGAGACGGCTTGCGATCAAGAATCTTGAGAATGTCAATAGTAAGGAGGAGGCCATGGAGGCGATGTTGAAAGACAGAGAACATCTAACTGCATTGAATTTAATGAAGAAATTAGATGCAAGAAGTCTTCCTGATGCGGAGAAGGAGATATTTGAAGGCCTCCAACCACATCCAAGTCTTAAAGAGCTGACCATCAGGGGCTATGAAGGTATCGAATTTCCAACTTGGTTGGTGGAAAGCAACTTTCTCGCCAATCTAGAATTTATTTCTCTTGATTCTTGTGTCAAGTTGGAGAGTCTGCCGCCATTAGGGCAGCTGCCTTTCCTCAAGGAACTTCATCTCGCTAACATGCCTGCCGTAAAACGAATTGGTCGTGAATTTTATGGTGACACTGGTGTGGCATTTCCATTCCTCGAGGCACTAACATTTAAGGGCTTCTGGAAATGGGAGGAGTGGTTGGAACCAGATGGCGCACAATTTTTACCTCGCCTCCGTATACTCGAACTCCGTGGTTGCGACAAGCTAAGGAAAGTACCCCTCCTCTTCCAGTCATCGCTTGTACAGCTCAGCATCAAACACTGTGGTGACTTCGGCAGTGCACTGCCCGGATGTTTGCAGAGTCTCACCTTTCTCACCCAGCAACAGATCAAGGATTACCACGCCCAACTATCTCTTTGTTTATCAAATTTGAGTGCCCTCAAACATTTGGAACTTCGGAATTGCAGGAAGATGAAGTTAGTTGGGGGGTTACAGTTTCTTACTACTCTTGAAAGCCTAGATCTCAGAGCATGTCCTAAGATCATCGAGTCCTCAGAACCTGTGCAGCTCCGCGAGGAGCAGGGACTGCGAACTCTCAATCGTCTCACCATAGACGACACGATCCTACTTCAAAATCTGTGGATTCTGTTGGGAAGCCTCCCCTCACTGCAACGGATGCATATTCGTTGGTGTCATGGTATGACCAACTTTACCAGGGAACAGGAGCTATGGTTCCAGCAACTGACATCCCTTCAAGATCTGGAGATTTATTACTGCGAGAACGTAGAAAGCCTACCTACTTCTTTGGCAAATTTTCCCTCCATCAGGAAGTTACATATATTCTACTGCCCCAAGGTTAGCTCACTGCCAGGGAATGGCCTGTCTACTTCGCTCAAAGAATTACACATCGATGGATGCCCTTTGTTGAAGGACCGATGCCAAAGAGGAGGAGCTGATTGGCCAAAGATTGCTCACATACCTTTCATACGTATTGATACCAAAACCATACAAATGCTGTGAAAAGAGAATTCGATgccgctcctacatccattcTTCAGGTAACCTTCAAGTCCTGTACATAGATACATGTGACTCGCATAATCATATACATGGATTAATTGGAGATTCTCATTAATGCCCTGTAATACcccggagaaaaaaaaaaaaaaaaaaaaggaaggtttgacgggccggcccgaaatgACCGGGCCCATTCCCCTtattacgatcgtgccctaggcacgatcgtggaagaggAGGGTTGcaaggggggcggcggcggcgtgaGGACGATCGCCGGAGGAGACCCAGCGCCGGAGCTGAGAACCGGCCGGCCGTGGAGGAAGCCGGAAAGCCTTTCCTCCCTTCAAGAGGATCCCCACCAATCGCACGAAGAGGCCTCGGATCCGTGGGTTTACTCACGGATTTCTCCATCGATTCCTCGCCGGAAAGGTCACCGGAGCACGccgtcggaccgaggtaagtggGGCTCCCTTCCTTATGCTTCTTGTTCTGGATTTTGGGTGGCGTTGGAGGGGTTTTTGGTCGgtgaatcgtcggagaagagcccgaaacagggtacccctgtttcggcctctctCTTCCCGATCCCGCCGCCGCCGGTCGCCGGGTTGGCCGGGATTCATGGCAGGTGGGTTGGTCGGGTCTGTGAGGGGGTCGGAGAGGGTTTGTATGTGATGAGGGAGGGTGGAtccgaggtcttcttcctcgggatcccatcctctcctcctcttcccctcgtcgGTTGGCCACCAGCGGCGACGACGGCGGTTGGGTGCCGTCGGGTGgaggccgagccaccatcacggtggctGTGAGGGTCCGTGCGGGTCCTCCGTGGATGATgggggaggaggaagggaggaaagagggCTTCCGGTTcttgggagaagaagaggaagagaccacctcttcctccctctcttggccggccaccatcgtcggcgactgcaacagtagcggccggcgatggttcagCCAGTGATGGCCGTGATGACAGGTTGGGGAGggagagggcacagccaccatggctgCTTTCCTTGGACCAAGGTAAATAGAAGGGAGATGTACTCCCAACCATGAaggattttcctttcttttggtcttttcaCTGGGACCAgccatcgtcgccggcatgGCAGCGGCCCCGGCTGGCGACGACACAGGCTGGTGGTACAAGGGTGGGGGTCgagcca is a genomic window of Phoenix dactylifera cultivar Barhee BC4 chromosome 4, palm_55x_up_171113_PBpolish2nd_filt_p, whole genome shotgun sequence containing:
- the LOC103710853 gene encoding disease resistance protein RGA2-like, translating into MGMMVGGWFASHVADKLADKVSLHLDDRYDLRTGAKAMAEDVKARLPRIRAVIQAAEGRPIRDPTLAAWLRQLKDAAYEADDVLDELEFKELHDKLHGKSKVSDFVSPAVKLLKHFIMSDDNLKNLKNLAGNLEKIYLDINCMEEQLKDYNSQQRSVTRETSSIIQDIVVGRDKERDMILDVLLHLADEPESSIKCGTGSSSYPSLGVLPIVGIGGVGKTAVAQLIYNDERVARHFELRKWVYVSDNFDVKRISRELAYDSVHDRIPDDISLNGILGKVRDATRNKRFLLVLDDVWDETGSNWRELRGVLTSGAKGSMALVTTQSPIVAEVMGTMDPIELKSLQEDDYWILFEHCAFGEKILEEERREKLQIIGRKISEKLHGLPLAGKVLGSLLNSKLDEDYWKMILESEWWEQEYVLDNILPSLALSYEHLNANLKQCFAYCSIFPRSYVFEKDRLVQMWMAQGFIQNKSRVRMRMEDIGGQIFDELTRRYFFLPTLTDKYVMHDLIRELAVFVSLDECLVISDEKGEIPETIRHLTLRTDKKMNAIMDTCRLQNLRSILFFGDYDSENFYSFLDGMLKQSKSLRLLDLSYSHLKLDKLPDAISGLSHLRYLDVSCTKIRHLPKSFDTISLITGIGDLINLQELEEFRVTKKRRHEIGELKGLRNLRRRLAIKNLENVNSKEEAMEAMLKDREHLTALNLMKKLDARSLPDAEKEIFEGLQPHPSLKELTIRGYEGIEFPTWLVESNFLANLEFISLDSCVKLESLPPLGQLPFLKELHLANMPAVKRIGREFYGDTGVAFPFLEALTFKGFWKWEEWLEPDGAQFLPRLRILELRGCDKLRKVPLLFQSSLVQLSIKHCGDFGSALPGCLQSLTFLTQQQIKDYHAQLSLCLSNLSALKHLELRNCRKMKLVGGLQFLTTLESLDLRACPKIIESSEPVQLREEQGLRTLNRLTIDDTILLQNLWILLGSLPSLQRMHIRWCHGMTNFTREQELWFQQLTSLQDLEIYYCENVESLPTSLANFPSIRKLHIFYCPKVSSLPGNGLSTSLKELHIDGCPLLKDRCQRGGADWPKIAHIPFIRIDTKTIQML